The segment CACATTAAGTACCAGCTTTATTGTATATTCGTTTTTAAAATTCATTGCATTTAATTTTAATAAACGAAAATCGCTTAATCGCTACCTTAAAACTAATGAAGGTTTTTTAAACTTTACTATCGGTTTACGTACAGAGGATAATGGATTTTCTTACAGTATTGCATTTTTAAATGGTAGAGTAACTGTTTCGAGAGCTATCGCTACAAATGCTGAAGCAGTGCTAATATTTAAAAATGAAGAGGCTGCACGCAAGCTTTTACTGGGAACGCCCACAGATATTATTTATATGTTACTTAAAAGCGATGTACGTATAGAAGGCAGTATTACGTATTCAAATATTTTTTCTTTTTTTATATCTTTATTGTTTAACAACGTTCAAAAGCGTGCAATGCAGAATGAACGAAAAGCCGATGAGAAAAAAGTAAAGAAGGAAAACCCAAAGCAAAAAAAAGAGTTAAGTGATGAGTTAATTAAAAGGAAAAAACAAAGGCTTAAAGGAAAAAAAGAAGACCCCAATGTGTTGTTTTTAGAGGATCCATATCTGCCACAGTATTCACTTGATGATTTTCCGCGGATAAAACAATTCCTTGATGCTCATTTAACACAAAAGCCAGAAATTTGTGCCGAGCGAGCTGTTTTGCTAACTCAATGGTATCGCACCAATGGTTTTGAAAGAGACAAAAACGGTGAACAGTGGGATCCAGTGTTGCGTAACGCATATGCCTTCAAATACATGATGGAAAATAAAAAACCTATAATTCAAAAAAATTCATTACTGGCAGGTACAACGACAAGTAAATCAATAGGCAGTCCAATTTTTCCCGACAGCACTGGCATTATGATATGGAATGAATTGCTTACTATACCATATAGAACATACAATCCCTTTGATATTGATGAAAAGACGCGTGAACTTTTGCATTTTGATATTTTTCCATACTGGTTGCACCGAAATTTCAGGGAATGGGTGCGAGAAAAATACAATAATCCCTTATGTCAACAGCTTGATGAGCGCTTTGCACTGTATTTTGACTGGAAGCAGGCAACGATATCACATACCATACCCAATTTTCCAAAGGTGATGGCAATTGGAACATTAGGGATGATTGATGAAATTAATGATGAACTGAAGAAAGATTGTAGTCAGCAAAAGAAAAACCTGCTTTTGGCAATGATTGCGTGTCTTGAAGGTGTCAATACGTATGCAAAAAATCTTTCACAGCAAGCTTTGTCCGATAGCTCATTGGAAACAAATCCACAGCGCAAAAAAGAGCTTGAAACAATTGCTGACATTTGCAGCCGCATACCAATGCACCCAAGCACTACACTTCACGAAGCATTGACTGCGATGTGGATCACCTGGATTGCACTGCATAACGAAAGCCTTAATGCAGGACTTTCATTGGGAAGATTAGACCAGTGGTTACAACCATACTTTATCAACGATATGAAACGTATTGCACCAGAGAAACGTGAAGAATACATAAAGCATGCAATTGAACTGGTTGCAGATTTTTATATGCGCTGTACTGACCACTTTCCGCTTACTCCGGATTTGGCTAACTTTTATTTTGGTGGCAGCTCTTCCGATCAGGCGATTACATTGGGTGGAGTTACACCTGATGGCAAGGACGCTGTCAATGATATGACCTATATCTTTTTGAAAGTAACTGAAATGCTGTCAATTCGCGACCCAAATGTAAACGCTCGTTACATGCCAGGGGTTAACAGTGATACCTATTTAAAACGGTTGTGCGAAGTTAATCTGATTACTGCTGCAACTCCCTCAATGCACAACGATGCAGCAATGCTAAAAGCGCTGACACCGCTGGGATATGATATACAGGATATCCGCGACTGGTCAGCAACTGGATGCGTGGAGCCAACGCTCTCACATAAACACTTTGGGCACACCAACATGCAGATGATGAATATGGTTGCAGCACTTGAGATGGCACTCAACAATGGGTATCATCCACTCACCCGGCTGGATATTGGACCAAAAACTGGAAGGCCTGAGGAAGGAGTATTTACAACATTTGATGAATTTTTTGACGCGTTTACAAAACAGTTTGCATTTCTTATTGATCAATCTATTGATTACAATAATAAGTTGGCACAAGCCCATCAATATTTACGTCCAACTCCACTTTTATCAGCTTTCATTGAAGGATGCCTGGAAAAAGGCAAAGATGTGACACAAGGTGGTGCAAAGTATAATAGTTCTGGCACTGCAATTATTGGTCTTGCTGATGTTACTGAC is part of the Spirochaetota bacterium genome and harbors:
- a CDS encoding formate acetyltransferase; the protein is MLLFTSQGRLSTLSTSFIVYSFLKFIAFNFNKRKSLNRYLKTNEGFLNFTIGLRTEDNGFSYSIAFLNGRVTVSRAIATNAEAVLIFKNEEAARKLLLGTPTDIIYMLLKSDVRIEGSITYSNIFSFFISLLFNNVQKRAMQNERKADEKKVKKENPKQKKELSDELIKRKKQRLKGKKEDPNVLFLEDPYLPQYSLDDFPRIKQFLDAHLTQKPEICAERAVLLTQWYRTNGFERDKNGEQWDPVLRNAYAFKYMMENKKPIIQKNSLLAGTTTSKSIGSPIFPDSTGIMIWNELLTIPYRTYNPFDIDEKTRELLHFDIFPYWLHRNFREWVREKYNNPLCQQLDERFALYFDWKQATISHTIPNFPKVMAIGTLGMIDEINDELKKDCSQQKKNLLLAMIACLEGVNTYAKNLSQQALSDSSLETNPQRKKELETIADICSRIPMHPSTTLHEALTAMWITWIALHNESLNAGLSLGRLDQWLQPYFINDMKRIAPEKREEYIKHAIELVADFYMRCTDHFPLTPDLANFYFGGSSSDQAITLGGVTPDGKDAVNDMTYIFLKVTEMLSIRDPNVNARYMPGVNSDTYLKRLCEVNLITAATPSMHNDAAMLKALTPLGYDIQDIRDWSATGCVEPTLSHKHFGHTNMQMMNMVAALEMALNNGYHPLTRLDIGPKTGRPEEGVFTTFDEFFDAFTKQFAFLIDQSIDYNNKLAQAHQYLRPTPLLSAFIEGCLEKGKDVTQGGAKYNSSGTAIIGLADVTDSMMVIKKLIYDEKRYTFADIKRAIDTNFQNDHVLLSLVHKKVPLFGSGNEEAVAMANRIAKWAHDYFASIPHYRGGTYTTGFWSMSNHVAFGTLTGALPSGRLSGKPFTPGLTPQPFASKNLLDNIRDVAKLDPVNLTNNIAFNVKVVPSAIESREKTVNDMFSYVKTYFTLGGMQMQMNVVTSAVLRDAMAHPENYRNLIVRISGYNAYFVTLNRQMQLELIERAEYGI